The Lycium ferocissimum isolate CSIRO_LF1 chromosome 1, AGI_CSIRO_Lferr_CH_V1, whole genome shotgun sequence genome includes a region encoding these proteins:
- the LOC132054134 gene encoding NF-X1-type zinc finger protein NFXL2: MTSTVAAPLSPPSSDSDSDSSSSHNHPHSDLSSTIFNSYLQHSSNHNNQNHDLIKIQAFLTSSRSGALSCLICLERIRPSHPTWSCSSRCFAVFHLHCIQSWALQSSNMAAARALTRAATPNDTSLLWHCPKCRVDYSKSQIPKAYFCFCGKVQDPPHDPWVLPHSCGEICGRNLKYNCGHHCLLLCHPGPCPSCPKLVKSNCFCGAVEDVKRCGFKNFSCNGVCKKLLDCDTHRCNEICHEGDCPPCKAKGVFKCQCGKMEMKRECFDRVFRCENECDKLLGCGRHKCERGCHDGECGDCPLQGKRTCPCGKRVYEGIACDVAVSLCGATCGKLLRCGFHRCPERCHRGPCIETCRVVVTKSCRCGSFKKQVPCHQDMTCERKCQKMRDCGRHACKRKCCDGDCPPCSEMCDRKLRCRNHKCPAPCHRGACAPCPVMVTISCLCGETHFEVPCGAEAEQKPPKCRKLCRVGPLCRHASNCKPHRCHYGACPPCRLLCDEEYPCGHKCELRCHGPTPPPLPEFTLKPKKRRPNNQTEPTPGSPCPPCPQLVWRSCLGNHVGAERMMVCSDRAIFSCDNLCGNPLPCGNHYCTKVCHTLVTSTSKFDSRKAESCEKCTLPCQQERKPTCPHPCPLHCHPRECPTCKALIKRSCPCGSMVHVFECIYYNSLSAKEQLTVRSCGGPCHRKLPNCTHLCPETCHPGECPSPDQCSKKVTVRCGCQTLKKELQCKDVQAAYRSSGTDPKDVFRNQYGLGLLPCNSDCRSKVKAAEAELLQRKSKAPEEKEPETKRHVTKRRRKRGRVLEDKKTLTLERIVAGIRRFLLFVIIIIALIASVYLGYKTLLWLSERMNEAEIQRQRRYART; the protein is encoded by the exons ATGACCTCCACAGTTGCAGCACCTCTGTCACCGCCATCTTCCGACTCTGATTCCGACTCCTCCTCCTCCCATAACCACCCTCACTCCGACCTTTCTTCCACCATCTTCAATTCCTACCTTCAACATTCCAgcaaccacaacaaccaaaatcaCGACCTCATTAAAATCCAAGCTTTTCTCACTTCTTCTCGTTCTGGTGCCCTTTCGTGCCTCATTTGTCTCGAAAGAATCCGTCCTTCTCATCCCACATGGTCTTGTTCCTCTCGTTGTTTTGCCGTCTTCCATCTCCACTGCATTCAATCGTGGGCTCTTCAATCTTCCAATATGGCTGCCGCACGCGCCCTCACGCGCGCTGCCACTCCCAACGACACTTCCCTTTTATGGCACTGCCCCAAATGCCGTGTTGACTATTCTAAATCGCAGATCCCTAAGGCGTACTTTTGTTTCTGTGGGAAAGTTCAAGACCCACCTCATGATCCTTGGGTTTTACCTCATTCTTGTGGTGAAATTTGTGGCAGGAATTTGAAGTATAATTGTGGACATCATTGTTTGTTGTTGTGTCACCCTGGACCGTGTCCCTCTTGTCCTAAATTGGTGAAATCCAACTGCTTTTGTGGGGCTGTCGAAGATGTTAAACGATGCGGGTTTAAGAATTTCTCGTGTAATGGTGTTTGtaagaaattgttggattgtgataCTCATAGGTGTAATGAAATTTGCCATGAGGGTGATTGCCCTCCTTGTAAAGCTAAAGGGGTATTTAAGTGTCAATGTGGGAAGATGGAGATGAAAAGAGAGTGTTTTGATAGGGTGTTTAGGTGTGAAAATGAATGTGACAAGTTACTTGGGTGTGGGAGGCATAAGTGTGAGAGGGGTTGTCATGACGGTGAGTGTGGAGATTGTCCACTTCAAGGGAAAAGGACTTGCCCTTGTGGGAAAAGAGTTTATGAAGGGATTGCTTGTGATGTCGCCGTTTCACTATGTGGAGCAACATGTGGTAAATTGCTGAGATGTGGATTTCATCGGTGCCCTGAAAGGTGCCACAGAGGTCCTTGCATTGAAACTTGTAGGGTCGTCGTCACCAAATCATGTAGGTGTGGGAGTTTTAAGAAACAG GTTCCTTGCCACCAAGATATGACATGTGAAAGGAAGTGTCAGAAAATGCGGGACTGTGGAAGACATGCCTGTAAACGCAAATGCTGTGATGGGGATTGCCCACCTTGTTCTGAG ATGTGTGACAGGAAGCTCCGTTGTAGGAACCACAAGTGTCCAGCTCCATGCCACAG AGGCGCTTGTGCACCCTGCCCGGTAATGGTCACAATTTCATGTTTGTGCGGGGAGACACATTTTGAG GTTCCTTGTGGTGCAGAAGCTGAACAAAAACCTCCAAAATGTCGTAAATTATGCCGTGTAGGTCCTTTATGCAGGCATGCTTCTAATTGCAAG CCACATAGGTGTCACTATGGAGCTTGCCCACCATGTCGTTTACTTTGTGATGAAGAATATCCTTGTGGGCACAAGTGTGAATTGAG GTGCCATGGCCCTACACCTCCTCCTCTTCCAGAGTTCACTTTGAAACCAAAGAAAAGGAGACCAAACAATCAAACTGAACCTACTCCTGGTTCACCATGCCCCCCATGTCCACAACTTGTTTGGAGGTCTTGTTTGGGTAATCATGTAGGAGCAGAAAGAATG ATGGTCTGCTCAGACAGGGCAATATTTTCGTGTGACAATTTGTGTGGAAATCCCCTTCCTTGTGGAAATCACTACTGCACTAAAGTTTGCCATACCTTGGTTACTAGTACTTCAAAATTTGATAGTAGGAAAGCTGAATCCTGTGAAAAGTGTACTCTTCCTTGCCAACAG GAACGGAAACCTACTTGTCCTCATCCGTGTCCCTTGCATTGTCATCCTCGAGAATGTCCCACTTGCAAAGCACTGATAAAGCGTTCATGTCCCTGCGGTTCCATGGTTCATGTCTTTGAGTGCATATACTACAACAGCTTGTCAGCAAAAGAGCAGCTGACCGTTCGGTCCTGTGGAGGACCATGCCATAG AAAATTACCCAATTGTACGCACCTCTGCCCTGAAACATGTCATCCTGGTGAATGTCCATCTCCTGATCAATGCTCCAAGAAG GTTACTGTTCGCTGTGGATGCCAAACTTTGAAAAAAGAGTTGCAATGTAAGGATGTCCAAGCAGCCTATCGAAGTAGTGGTACTGATCCCAAAGATGTATTTAGAAACCAATATGGACTTGGCCTTCTTCCTTGCAATTCAGATTGCAGGAGCAAAGTGAAAGCTGCTGAGGCAGAGTTGCTACAGCGTAAATCAAAAGCTCCTGAG GAAAAAGAACCAGAAACAAAACGTCATGTGACAAAGCGAAGACGGAAACGAGGACGAGTGCTCGAAGACAAGAAAACTTTGACACTGGAG AGAATTGTTGCTGGCATCAGgagatttcttctttttgttatCATCATAATAGCTCTAATTGCTTCAGTATATTTGGGTTATAAAACCCTACTATGGCTCTCCGAACGGATGAATGAAGCCGAAATACAACGACAAAGAAGATATGCACGAACATAG